Proteins encoded within one genomic window of Kibdelosporangium phytohabitans:
- a CDS encoding maleylpyruvate isomerase family mycothiol-dependent enzyme, with translation MDHETYLAHIVEQAEALKAAAVAAGPSAPVPTCPEWTVNDLVRHIATVHNMACEALKLTPADSRPPAPDLPENWDDLLTWWDGKRTEMVAALGSAGSGVQAWGFVPGTGTFGWWARRQAHETAIHRLDAEHAHSENIPTLLFDPELAADGIDEALVMLSPYRAHMKRPEVTVEGTLLVHAADAGRAWMVNAEGGAVKAGPIEDSGTDADATLAGTADAVYRAAWKRPSHAILTGREEMLRAVNAG, from the coding sequence GTGGATCACGAGACGTACTTGGCACACATCGTCGAGCAGGCCGAGGCACTCAAGGCCGCGGCGGTCGCGGCCGGTCCCTCGGCCCCGGTACCGACCTGTCCGGAGTGGACAGTAAACGACCTGGTCAGGCACATCGCGACCGTGCACAACATGGCGTGCGAGGCGCTGAAGCTGACCCCGGCGGACTCGCGGCCGCCCGCCCCGGATCTCCCCGAGAACTGGGACGACCTGCTCACGTGGTGGGACGGCAAACGCACGGAGATGGTGGCGGCACTCGGCTCGGCGGGCTCCGGTGTCCAAGCGTGGGGCTTCGTACCCGGGACGGGGACATTCGGCTGGTGGGCGCGCCGCCAGGCGCACGAGACAGCAATCCACCGCCTGGACGCCGAACACGCGCACAGCGAGAACATCCCGACGCTGCTGTTCGACCCGGAACTGGCGGCGGACGGAATAGACGAGGCGCTCGTGATGCTGTCGCCGTACCGCGCCCACATGAAACGCCCCGAGGTCACCGTGGAGGGAACGCTCCTGGTCCACGCGGCCGACGCGGGCCGGGCGTGGATGGTGAACGCCGAAGGCGGGGCCGTGAAAGCAGGCCCGATCGAGGACTCAGGGACGGACGCCGACGCGACACTGGCGGGAACAGCGGACGCGGTGTACCGGGCGGCGTGGAAGCGCCCGAGCCACGCGATCCTGACCGGCCGGGAGGAGATGTTGCGGGCGGTCAACGCGGGCTGA
- the purU gene encoding formyltetrahydrofolate deformylase, whose product MTQPERRYMITFGCPDRTGIVARISQFLAHAGGWIVEAAYHTDQDTGWFFTRQEVLADSLPFGMEALRRQFAEVAAELGGSWTVTDTGERRRAVILVSKEGHCLYDLLGRVASGELDIDIPAVIGNHEDLANITQAHGIPFHHVPFRRDDKETAFATVRELVAQHDPHAIVLARFMQILPAALCEEWSGRALNIHHSFLPSFVGAKPYHQAHQRGVKLVGATCHYVTAELDAGPIVEQDVIRVGHADNIPDMVRKGRDIEKVVLARGLRWHLENRVLVHGNKTVVF is encoded by the coding sequence ATGACCCAGCCCGAACGCCGGTACATGATCACCTTCGGTTGCCCGGACCGGACCGGGATCGTGGCCCGGATCTCGCAGTTCCTCGCCCACGCGGGCGGGTGGATAGTGGAAGCCGCGTACCACACGGACCAGGACACGGGCTGGTTCTTCACCCGGCAGGAAGTGCTGGCGGACTCGTTGCCGTTCGGCATGGAAGCCCTGCGCAGGCAGTTCGCCGAAGTGGCGGCGGAACTCGGCGGCTCGTGGACAGTGACGGACACGGGTGAGCGGCGCAGGGCGGTGATCCTGGTGTCGAAGGAAGGGCACTGCCTCTACGACCTGCTCGGCAGGGTGGCGTCGGGAGAGCTGGACATCGACATCCCAGCGGTGATCGGAAACCACGAAGACCTGGCGAACATCACGCAAGCACACGGAATCCCCTTCCACCACGTGCCCTTCCGCCGTGATGACAAGGAAACCGCGTTCGCCACAGTAAGAGAACTGGTGGCCCAGCACGACCCGCACGCGATAGTGCTGGCCAGGTTCATGCAGATCCTGCCGGCCGCGCTGTGCGAGGAATGGTCAGGCAGGGCGTTGAACATCCACCACAGCTTCCTGCCGTCGTTCGTCGGCGCGAAGCCGTACCACCAAGCACACCAACGCGGCGTCAAACTGGTCGGCGCAACCTGCCACTACGTCACAGCCGAACTGGACGCGGGCCCAATCGTGGAGCAGGACGTGATCCGCGTAGGACACGCGGACAACATCCCGGACATGGTGAGGAAAGGCCGCGACATCGAGAAAGTCGTACTGGCCAGAGGCCTCCGCTGGCACCTGGAAAACCGAGTCCTGGTACACGGAAACAAAACCGTGGTGTTCTAA
- a CDS encoding helix-turn-helix domain-containing protein: MDKVADLGRDIGEYIRQQRNTAKISLRQLSKLAGVSNPYLSQIERGLRKPSAEILQQIAKGLRISAEALYVQAGILDLPTGGAVADAIRADQELNERQKQVLLDVYESFRKENAALRATAAPQSTVDKPDVDIKRPTEE; encoded by the coding sequence ATGGACAAGGTCGCCGACCTCGGCAGGGACATCGGCGAGTACATCCGCCAGCAGCGCAACACGGCGAAGATCTCCTTGCGCCAGCTGTCGAAACTCGCGGGGGTGTCCAACCCGTACCTGAGCCAGATCGAGCGGGGCCTGCGCAAGCCGAGCGCGGAGATCCTGCAGCAGATCGCCAAAGGCCTGCGCATCTCGGCCGAGGCGTTGTACGTGCAGGCCGGAATCCTCGACCTGCCGACCGGCGGCGCGGTCGCCGACGCGATCCGCGCGGACCAAGAACTGAACGAGCGCCAGAAACAGGTGCTGCTGGACGTGTACGAGTCCTTCCGCAAGGAGAACGCGGCACTCAGGGCAACAGCGGCACCACAGTCCACAGTGGATAAGCCCGATGTGGACATCAAGCGACCCACTGAGGAGTGA
- the tgmC gene encoding ATP-grasp peptide maturase system methyltransferase, translating to MSVKADVEGTAARLRSRLVRALVRNGTLTDPAWRDAFLAVPRHAFLPRYFRQRAGRWEAVAAGDEDWLTQVYADRVLVTQLDGDSARWEAARLGGPVVGAPTCSSSMPTIMAVMLEALQVKDDHRVLEVGTGTGYNAALLCVRLGDQLVSTIDIDESLAGPAEQHLADCGLRPTCAVADGVDGLPAAAPYDRVLCTCAVPRIPLSWLEQTRPGGVVVTTLSRPLGAGLVRITAGEGATGTGEVLADDGRFMPLRAPHTRAITWPEPDAPGSARPTALPSSVISPTSPFEFFAGLELPDVHAAGASTYAVLAHPDGSWARHESDSVVQSGPRRLWDEMEVAYERWRQLGQPRRARFGITVDGQEQRLWLDEPTGPNRWPLL from the coding sequence ATGAGCGTGAAGGCGGATGTGGAAGGCACCGCGGCACGACTGCGGAGCCGGCTCGTCCGCGCGCTCGTCCGCAACGGCACGCTCACCGACCCGGCCTGGCGGGACGCCTTCCTCGCGGTCCCGAGGCATGCTTTCCTGCCCCGCTACTTCCGTCAGCGGGCTGGTCGCTGGGAAGCCGTGGCCGCCGGTGACGAGGACTGGCTGACGCAGGTCTACGCCGACCGCGTCCTGGTCACGCAGCTCGACGGCGACAGCGCCAGGTGGGAGGCCGCGCGCCTCGGCGGACCGGTCGTCGGTGCACCGACCTGCTCGTCGAGCATGCCGACCATCATGGCGGTGATGCTGGAAGCGTTGCAGGTCAAGGACGATCATCGCGTCCTCGAAGTCGGTACCGGCACCGGCTACAACGCCGCGTTGCTGTGCGTCCGGCTCGGTGACCAGCTCGTGTCCACAATAGACATCGACGAGTCGCTGGCCGGGCCGGCCGAGCAGCACCTCGCCGACTGCGGCCTGCGCCCGACGTGCGCGGTCGCCGACGGCGTCGACGGCTTACCCGCAGCCGCGCCCTACGACCGCGTGCTGTGCACGTGCGCCGTGCCACGAATCCCGCTTTCCTGGCTGGAGCAGACCCGCCCCGGCGGTGTCGTTGTCACCACGCTCAGCCGTCCGCTCGGCGCGGGACTGGTGCGCATCACGGCCGGAGAAGGCGCGACGGGCACCGGCGAAGTGCTTGCTGACGACGGTCGCTTCATGCCGTTGCGTGCTCCCCATACGCGTGCCATCACGTGGCCGGAGCCGGACGCGCCCGGCAGCGCCCGGCCGACCGCGCTCCCGTCGTCGGTGATCAGCCCGACCAGTCCTTTCGAGTTCTTCGCCGGTCTGGAACTGCCGGACGTGCACGCCGCCGGTGCCTCGACCTACGCGGTGCTGGCCCATCCCGACGGTTCGTGGGCGCGCCACGAGAGCGACTCCGTCGTGCAGTCCGGCCCGCGTCGGCTCTGGGACGAGATGGAGGTCGCCTATGAGCGCTGGCGGCAGCTCGGACAGCCGCGACGCGCCCGGTTCGGCATCACGGTCGACGGACAGGAGCAACGACTCTGGCTCGACGAACCAACCGGCCCGAACCGCTGGCCCCTGCTCTGA
- a CDS encoding DUF2516 family protein: MPTFAILLVKVINWAALPVGVFAFVHALLQRADAFTAIDRMTKPAWLGITGGGTAALALFSFADFTMMFWIAGLVAVLVYIVDVRPRLIEVQRGNRW, encoded by the coding sequence GTGCCAACGTTCGCCATACTTCTCGTGAAGGTCATCAACTGGGCCGCGCTCCCAGTCGGTGTGTTCGCGTTCGTGCACGCCCTGCTCCAGCGTGCGGACGCGTTCACCGCGATCGACCGGATGACCAAACCGGCATGGCTCGGCATCACCGGTGGCGGAACCGCGGCGCTGGCGCTGTTCTCGTTCGCGGACTTCACCATGATGTTCTGGATCGCGGGCCTGGTCGCGGTGCTCGTCTACATCGTGGACGTGCGGCCCCGCCTGATCGAGGTCCAGCGCGGCAACCGCTGGTGA
- a CDS encoding alpha/beta fold hydrolase has product MSWQAYGSGAPVTIVVPGLGATPGEARIPASGLPGTRIVLTLPSHGDEPDAAEGYWSYQRIADDVLRVADEVKAQKAIGVSLGAGALTRIAAENPDRFDRIALLLPAVLDQPRSAEVQSVLHKQTSEDEIAKTLPDGYALGDYVQARAKALRRLTAAIDQLSGQFPIADREALRHVTAPTLVIGAVGDPLHPAGIAEATAAAFGKGELELFDSPAPMITHRAQLRELLQVAWQA; this is encoded by the coding sequence GTGAGCTGGCAGGCGTACGGATCGGGCGCCCCGGTCACGATCGTCGTCCCCGGCCTCGGCGCCACCCCGGGCGAAGCCCGTATCCCCGCCTCCGGCCTGCCCGGAACACGGATCGTGCTCACCCTGCCTTCGCACGGTGACGAACCCGACGCGGCGGAAGGCTACTGGAGCTACCAGCGGATCGCCGACGACGTGCTGCGAGTCGCCGACGAGGTGAAAGCGCAGAAAGCCATCGGCGTGTCACTCGGCGCCGGCGCGCTGACCAGGATCGCCGCCGAGAACCCGGACCGGTTCGACCGGATCGCGTTGCTGCTGCCCGCCGTTCTCGACCAGCCCAGGTCAGCCGAAGTCCAGTCGGTGCTGCACAAGCAGACCAGCGAGGACGAGATCGCCAAGACGCTGCCGGACGGTTACGCGCTCGGTGACTACGTGCAGGCCCGAGCCAAGGCGCTGCGCAGGCTCACCGCGGCGATCGACCAGCTGTCCGGCCAGTTCCCCATCGCCGACCGGGAAGCGTTGCGGCACGTCACCGCGCCGACCCTGGTGATCGGCGCGGTCGGGGACCCGCTGCACCCGGCCGGGATCGCCGAGGCCACCGCGGCCGCGTTCGGCAAAGGTGAGCTGGAGCTGTTCGACTCGCCCGCGCCCATGATCACTCACCGGGCACAGCTGCGCGAGCTGCTGCAAGTAGCCTGGCAGGCGTGA
- a CDS encoding YbaK/EbsC family protein has translation MTWTIAGSLQVSRATDRTDLLGAPVATALAALDPSDAARVGVAQIDPDLADTAQFCEAYGSPLDASANCVVVSGKRAGEERFAACMVLATTRADVNGVVRRRLDVRKASFAPMDTAVDLTGMEYGGITPLGVPDGWPLLIDQAVAVAPELVIGSGIRGSKILVPGEVLVKFPGAEVIEGLGR, from the coding sequence GTGACTTGGACAATTGCCGGCTCACTGCAGGTGTCCCGGGCGACTGACCGCACCGACCTGCTCGGCGCGCCCGTCGCCACCGCACTGGCCGCACTCGACCCGAGCGACGCGGCCCGCGTCGGGGTCGCCCAGATCGACCCGGACCTCGCCGACACCGCCCAGTTCTGCGAGGCGTACGGCTCACCGCTGGACGCGTCGGCCAACTGCGTCGTCGTCTCGGGGAAACGCGCTGGTGAGGAGCGGTTCGCCGCGTGCATGGTGCTCGCGACGACCCGCGCCGACGTCAACGGGGTGGTCCGCCGCAGGCTGGACGTGCGCAAAGCGTCCTTCGCGCCGATGGACACCGCGGTCGACCTGACCGGCATGGAGTACGGCGGCATCACCCCGCTCGGCGTGCCCGACGGCTGGCCGCTGCTGATCGACCAGGCTGTGGCGGTCGCGCCGGAGCTGGTGATCGGCAGCGGGATCCGCGGCAGCAAGATCCTGGTCCCCGGCGAGGTGCTGGTGAAGTTCCCCGGTGCCGAGGTGATCGAGGGGCTAGGTCGCTGA
- a CDS encoding LOG family protein codes for MRTEITTVEALREHRAAGQDLRDAVLVGLDLTGEDDLLRTALDGAVLLGCELSGKSRRKAEAAGALLFPDIPALPYRVYRTTLYTPAELFDGFDPARPESYADTPDARIYGHSKAQGRTPDPLHALAERLHDHSITSALGEVLAACGLPPVAVMGGHALKRDSPGYLAAMRLGAALGRAGFTVLTGGGPGAMEAVPYGVRMPDHIEELHADLAKAPKFGSDAAGIGQWLAAGLAPDLPDTEPLTIGIPTWFYGHEPPNPACHWHAKYFANSVREDGLLTVATAGVVYTPGSAGTVQEVFQDYTQNHYTSVGPAAPMVFLDKDFWTTDVPAAPLVQQLARGRDAEEWILVTDDVDEAVALLRKYSAT; via the coding sequence GTGCGGACCGAGATCACAACCGTTGAGGCACTGCGCGAACACCGCGCCGCCGGTCAGGACCTGCGCGACGCTGTCCTCGTCGGGCTGGACCTGACCGGCGAGGACGACCTGCTCCGCACGGCGCTGGACGGCGCGGTCCTGCTCGGCTGCGAGTTGTCGGGCAAGTCCAGGCGGAAGGCCGAGGCAGCGGGGGCGTTGCTGTTCCCGGACATCCCCGCTTTGCCGTACCGCGTCTACCGGACCACCCTGTACACCCCGGCCGAGCTGTTCGACGGCTTCGACCCGGCCCGTCCGGAGTCCTATGCGGACACTCCGGATGCCCGGATCTACGGGCACAGCAAGGCGCAGGGCCGTACGCCGGATCCGTTGCACGCCCTGGCTGAACGCCTGCACGACCACTCGATCACGAGCGCGCTGGGCGAGGTGCTCGCCGCCTGCGGTTTGCCGCCGGTGGCCGTGATGGGCGGGCACGCGCTGAAACGGGACTCACCCGGCTACCTGGCCGCGATGCGGCTCGGCGCGGCGCTGGGCCGTGCGGGGTTCACGGTGCTGACCGGCGGCGGGCCCGGCGCCATGGAAGCGGTCCCGTACGGCGTCCGGATGCCGGACCACATCGAAGAACTGCACGCCGACCTGGCCAAGGCGCCGAAGTTCGGCTCGGACGCCGCCGGGATCGGCCAGTGGCTGGCCGCCGGGCTCGCGCCCGACCTGCCGGACACCGAGCCGCTCACAATCGGGATTCCCACGTGGTTCTACGGCCACGAGCCGCCCAACCCCGCGTGCCACTGGCACGCCAAGTACTTCGCGAACTCGGTCCGTGAGGACGGGTTGCTGACCGTGGCGACCGCCGGTGTGGTGTACACGCCGGGAAGTGCGGGGACCGTGCAGGAAGTCTTCCAGGACTACACGCAGAACCACTACACCTCGGTCGGCCCGGCCGCGCCGATGGTGTTCCTGGACAAGGACTTCTGGACGACCGACGTACCCGCCGCGCCGCTGGTGCAACAGCTGGCGCGGGGGCGTGACGCGGAGGAGTGGATCCTCGTCACCGACGACGTCGACGAAGCCGTGGCGTTGCTCCGGAAGTACTCAGCGACCTAG
- a CDS encoding RNA polymerase sigma factor: MTIAEGATVRIPPGDTAVPDSALWRQADEAAFGALFERHIDAVWKYCYRLTASPALAEDLAAETFCIAWRKRSSVMLVRDSALPWLYTVAGNLARTEHRRLSRFSRALRRVPLEVVPDHADQVTDQQADAQRLRLVLAAIAELPRSEHRAVELCLLGDVSVADAAELLGVTESTVRATLSRARARLRAKLEETS, translated from the coding sequence ATGACCATCGCAGAGGGGGCGACCGTGCGGATACCGCCAGGTGACACGGCCGTACCCGACAGCGCGTTGTGGCGGCAGGCAGACGAAGCCGCGTTCGGCGCGCTCTTCGAACGGCACATCGATGCCGTGTGGAAGTACTGCTACCGGCTCACCGCCTCCCCGGCGCTGGCCGAGGACCTGGCCGCCGAGACGTTCTGCATCGCCTGGCGCAAGCGGTCGTCCGTCATGCTCGTTCGTGACAGCGCGTTGCCGTGGCTCTACACCGTCGCCGGGAATCTGGCGCGCACGGAGCACCGCAGGCTGAGCAGGTTCTCGCGGGCGTTGCGCAGGGTGCCGCTGGAAGTCGTGCCGGACCACGCCGACCAGGTCACGGACCAGCAGGCCGACGCGCAGCGTCTGCGGCTCGTCCTGGCGGCCATCGCCGAGTTGCCGCGTTCCGAGCACCGGGCGGTCGAGCTGTGCCTGCTGGGGGACGTGTCCGTCGCGGACGCGGCCGAACTACTGGGAGTCACCGAGTCCACGGTCCGAGCGACCTTGTCACGGGCGAGGGCGCGGCTGCGCGCGAAGCTTGAGGAGACGTCATGA
- a CDS encoding fumarylacetoacetate hydrolase family protein: protein MENIRARVVRFADPDGHVHIGVTEGEVIRRLPQGLLIADLLRVQVDVMRETLAQPGPVVPVDSVRLLTPMDGLMELWAAGVTYERSRDARVEETSEPTVYDRIYNAERPELFFKSPAWRVVTDNEPIAVREDSAVNVPEPELGLVINAHGEIAGYVVVNDVSSRSIEGDNPLYLPQAKIYAGSSAVSAGIVPAWLTGTDDLEIAMWVHRGGVVAFEGRTSTAFFHRPVAGLVPYLTTHLRFPDGVVLSTGTGIVPELDFDLKPGDTVEIRIANVGSLTNTVLHTREWLDSVGP from the coding sequence GTGGAGAACATTCGCGCTCGCGTGGTCAGGTTCGCCGATCCGGACGGTCACGTCCACATCGGAGTCACCGAGGGCGAGGTGATCAGACGGCTGCCGCAGGGGCTGCTGATCGCGGACCTGCTGCGGGTCCAGGTGGACGTCATGCGCGAGACACTGGCCCAGCCAGGCCCGGTGGTCCCGGTCGACAGTGTCCGGCTGCTCACCCCGATGGACGGCCTGATGGAACTGTGGGCGGCGGGCGTGACCTACGAGCGCTCCCGCGACGCACGCGTCGAGGAAACCTCGGAGCCGACCGTCTACGACCGGATCTACAACGCCGAACGACCCGAACTGTTCTTCAAGTCCCCGGCGTGGCGGGTGGTGACCGACAACGAGCCGATCGCGGTCCGTGAGGACTCGGCGGTCAACGTGCCCGAACCGGAACTGGGCCTCGTGATCAACGCGCACGGTGAGATCGCCGGATACGTCGTGGTCAACGACGTCAGCTCGCGCTCGATCGAAGGCGACAACCCGCTCTACCTGCCGCAGGCCAAGATCTACGCGGGCAGCAGCGCCGTGTCGGCCGGGATCGTGCCGGCGTGGCTGACCGGCACCGACGACTTGGAGATCGCGATGTGGGTGCACCGCGGCGGTGTGGTGGCGTTCGAAGGCCGCACGTCGACCGCGTTCTTCCACCGCCCGGTGGCCGGGCTGGTGCCGTACCTGACGACGCACCTGCGGTTCCCGGACGGCGTCGTGCTGTCCACCGGGACGGGGATCGTGCCGGAGTTGGATTTCGACCTGAAACCCGGCGACACGGTGGAGATCAGGATCGCGAACGTGGGCAGCCTGACCAACACGGTGCTGCACACCCGCGAATGGCTGGATAGCGTTGGGCCATGA
- a CDS encoding NADP-dependent oxidoreductase: protein MIAREIRLAARPTGMPKPSDFEIAEVEVPSPGEGQILVRNKVLSVDPYMRGRMSDAPNYAESYRVGEVMWGRAIGEVVESSVDSLRPGDFVMHGLGWREYATPEADEVRKVDPEVAPLSAYLGVLGMTGLTAYAGMVDIAGIKEGDHVFVSGAAGAVGSVAGQIAKLRGAARVVGSAGSAEKVRYLKEELGLDEAFNYKDGPVAAQLQTAAPDGVDVYFDNVGGDHLEAAIGAMNMNGRAALCGWISQYNATSPPVGPNNMGRIVGWRLRLQGFIVTDHNDRMPEFLAEAGEWVRTGRLKYAETIVEGFEHTPDAFMDMLAGKNTGKMVVSL from the coding sequence ATGATCGCTCGTGAGATCCGGTTGGCCGCGCGGCCAACCGGAATGCCCAAGCCGTCGGACTTCGAGATCGCCGAGGTCGAGGTGCCCTCGCCAGGAGAGGGCCAGATCCTGGTCCGCAACAAGGTCCTCAGCGTCGACCCGTACATGCGCGGCCGGATGAGCGACGCGCCGAACTACGCCGAGTCCTACCGCGTCGGCGAGGTCATGTGGGGCCGCGCGATCGGGGAGGTCGTCGAATCCTCGGTGGACTCGCTCCGGCCCGGCGACTTCGTGATGCACGGCCTGGGCTGGCGGGAGTACGCGACACCCGAGGCCGACGAGGTACGGAAAGTCGACCCCGAGGTGGCGCCGCTCAGCGCGTACCTCGGCGTGCTCGGCATGACGGGCCTGACGGCATACGCGGGAATGGTCGACATCGCCGGGATCAAGGAAGGCGACCACGTCTTCGTGTCCGGGGCAGCGGGCGCGGTGGGTTCCGTGGCGGGCCAGATCGCCAAGCTGCGCGGCGCGGCCCGAGTGGTCGGCTCGGCGGGGTCGGCGGAGAAGGTCCGGTACCTCAAGGAAGAACTCGGACTCGACGAAGCCTTCAACTACAAGGACGGCCCAGTCGCCGCCCAGTTGCAGACAGCGGCACCGGACGGCGTCGACGTGTACTTCGACAACGTCGGCGGCGACCACCTCGAAGCCGCCATCGGCGCGATGAACATGAACGGCAGAGCAGCCCTGTGCGGCTGGATCTCGCAGTACAACGCCACTTCACCACCCGTCGGACCGAACAACATGGGCCGGATCGTCGGCTGGCGGTTGCGGTTGCAGGGCTTCATCGTGACCGACCACAACGACCGCATGCCCGAGTTCCTCGCCGAGGCAGGCGAATGGGTGCGGACAGGTCGGCTGAAGTACGCCGAGACAATCGTGGAGGGATTCGAGCACACGCCGGACGCCTTCATGGACATGTTGGCGGGCAAGAACACCGGCAAGATGGTCGTGTCACTTTAG
- a CDS encoding AAA family ATPase, with translation MGCGTRMDVPVVLADEPVLVCEECGHRQPFLRLPMFALTGPSGTGKSTVSRLLTSMLGDRVVVLEQDVLWTAGLRDPHNDFQLFRSTWLRMVGMIHQSGRPVVLCGTVVPVQFEEIPERPLLGDVHYLALTCDRLVMRERLRARPAWREWDEPRIDEMLEFNDWVQREAASMKPPMRLLDTTHTPVEETAREVADWVLAGLAATKQLPSD, from the coding sequence ATGGGCTGCGGCACGAGAATGGACGTGCCCGTGGTCCTGGCGGATGAGCCTGTCCTGGTCTGCGAGGAGTGCGGGCATCGGCAGCCGTTCCTGCGGTTGCCGATGTTCGCGCTGACCGGACCAAGCGGAACAGGGAAGTCGACGGTGAGCAGGCTGCTCACGAGCATGCTCGGCGACCGGGTGGTGGTGCTGGAGCAGGACGTGCTGTGGACAGCGGGACTGCGCGACCCGCACAACGACTTCCAGCTGTTCCGGTCGACCTGGCTGCGGATGGTGGGGATGATCCACCAGAGCGGAAGACCAGTGGTGCTCTGCGGGACAGTGGTGCCGGTGCAGTTCGAGGAGATCCCCGAACGACCACTGCTCGGCGACGTCCACTACCTGGCGCTGACCTGCGACAGACTGGTGATGCGCGAACGCCTGCGCGCCCGCCCGGCCTGGCGGGAGTGGGACGAACCCCGCATCGACGAGATGCTGGAGTTCAACGACTGGGTCCAGCGCGAAGCAGCAAGCATGAAACCCCCAATGCGCCTACTCGACACAACCCACACCCCCGTCGAAGAAACCGCACGCGAAGTAGCCGACTGGGTCCTCGCAGGCCTCGCAGCGACAAAGCAGCTGCCTTCGGACTGA
- a CDS encoding 3-hydroxybutyrate dehydrogenase, with protein MSSGVPHTGRVALVTGGAHGIGLACVRALANCGARVHVADLDGDEARAVAHEVGGVAHEVDLADGVDGLPADVDILVNNAGSQHVAPIHEFPPPMFARLQQVMVTAPFLLIRQVLPHMYSQGWGRIVNISSAHGLRASAFKSGYVAAKHALEGLSKVAALEGAPHGVTSNCVNPGYVRTRLVEDQIAAQAQAHGISTGEVVERIMLDRSAVKRLIEPDDVADVVLWLCGPHSGHVTGTSIAMDGGWTAS; from the coding sequence ATGAGCAGTGGCGTACCTCACACCGGCCGGGTCGCTCTCGTCACCGGCGGTGCGCACGGGATCGGTCTGGCGTGTGTTCGTGCCCTCGCGAACTGCGGCGCGCGGGTGCACGTCGCTGATCTGGACGGCGACGAGGCGAGAGCCGTGGCCCACGAGGTCGGCGGGGTCGCGCACGAGGTCGACCTGGCCGACGGCGTCGACGGGCTGCCCGCGGACGTCGACATCCTCGTCAACAACGCGGGTTCACAGCACGTGGCGCCGATCCACGAGTTCCCGCCGCCGATGTTCGCCCGGCTTCAGCAGGTCATGGTCACCGCGCCGTTCCTGCTGATCAGGCAGGTCCTGCCGCACATGTACAGCCAGGGCTGGGGCCGGATCGTGAACATCTCCAGCGCGCACGGCCTGCGGGCCAGTGCGTTCAAGTCGGGTTACGTCGCCGCCAAGCACGCGCTCGAAGGGCTCAGCAAGGTCGCCGCTCTCGAGGGCGCGCCGCACGGCGTGACCAGCAACTGCGTCAACCCCGGCTACGTGCGCACCCGGCTGGTCGAAGACCAGATCGCGGCGCAGGCCCAGGCGCACGGCATCAGCACCGGCGAGGTGGTCGAGCGGATCATGCTCGACCGCTCGGCGGTCAAGCGCCTGATCGAACCGGATGACGTCGCCGACGTCGTGCTCTGGCTGTGCGGTCCGCACTCCGGCCACGTCACCGGCACGTCGATCGCGATGGACGGCGGCTGGACCGCCAGTTGA